Genomic window (Lycium barbarum isolate Lr01 chromosome 2, ASM1917538v2, whole genome shotgun sequence):
AAAAGAAGAATGTATGCATACATGTTTAGTAAATGTTTAGTTTGATATGTAATCCTCTCTATTTTCATCTTTAAAATATCGTTTGTTTGACATGCATTGCAGTGTCTCAAATTATAGAAGTTTTCATGGTTCAAGATTTTTCACGAGTTAAAAAAACATGCAAAGCTGTGGCAATAACATCTGTAGTACTTAGCGAACATGCAACTTGCTTTTATTACTTACTGGTACAAGGAAATTAAACAATTAGCTTCTACAGTATACTGTAATTTGTATATAATGTAGTACAAAGGCTCTGAATCTTTCAGATTGAAATAAGTAATAACTATATAAGCAACCAAACAATACAGAAAAGGCTAGTCCCAGCAATACTTTGTTGTGAAAGTTCTGTCAACAAACTTATCAATTCACAACCACTTGGTGCCAAGCATAATCTTTTTCATATAAGGACACCTTACATCTCGGAAGCTCACCTTCATGGAATCTGATGAACTGGTGGATCCATTGATAACATATGAGAGATGAAGTGCATCGTTGGCCTTGATTTTGGATTTTCAAGCAAACACGAGCTTGCTAGCTTGATGATGAAAACCATAAGCTCTTTTACTTCATCTTCAGGATGTGGAAGGCGTTCATCTAGCAAATCGCTAAGCTGCACATCTCTTGTCGATGAATTTGCTAGAAGAGTAAGGTATTCCCCAAGATGCTTTCCTTTGATTACCTCCAATGCTAATACTCCAAAGCTATAGACATCACACATTTCCGTAACCTTCATTGTATAGGCAAGCTCTGAAACAATACAGTATCCAAAAAAGTTTAACAATTTAAACTTGCAAACGAGATAGAAACAATATAGAATGTGCAGATATATTTCATGAACCAAAAATAGGATAAGAAGTTGGAACCTACCTGGTGCTACATAGCCATATGTCCCTGCAAGTGCAGTACAATTGGATGAGTCTGGCTTGAGAAGCTTAGCTATGCCAAAATCTGAAACACGAGCTTCAAACTTGGAATCAAGCAAAACATTACTGCTTGATATGTCTCGATGAACAATTGGGGGTGAGCAATCATGGTGCATGTAAGATAAAGCATAAGCAACACCTTTTATGATATTCACCCTTCTAAGCCAATCCAATTTCTTGGACTCTACTTCGTTACTCAAAATACTCAACAAACTCCCCCTCTCCACGTACTCGTAAACCAAGAACGAGTGTTGTGCATTCGAACAAAAGCCATAGAGTGTCACAATGTTCCGATGCTTAATCCCTGTCAATGCCCTTACCTCATTCATGAAGCTTTTGCGATGCTTAACCTCAAATGAAGAATGAAGTCGCTTCAcacttgtcacaccccgactttactagggtgtgatgggcacccaaccccaaattcggagccgagcgaacccgctgactcttattacatatatcatcttttgaacctctaagtcaagtatacataataaagcttactgaattattcttttgttgaatattgactgatggagccgctgacagactgactcccgatacccacgactctgtctgcaaagtctctaacatcgaacaaaacatcatggcacatatactctgactcggaagcactccaggacaagtggagcctaccaactccgctggaacatcttttgtGCTAGCTTcaattcatctgggtgtacctgcgcggcatgaaacgcagccctccgaagaagaggggtcagtacgagcaatgtactgagtatgtaaggcattaatagtaacatagtaagatgAACATACGAATATTAACTGTATGGGAATATAGtatatatcataagataaagGGAGTAActtgtacatgtgagtgcccctaagggcggataccatgcatgcttatctggtcatgtcatatcatatcatatcatatcatatcatacatatcatatcgtatcatatcatatcatatcatatcatatcatatcatatcatcatatcatatcatatcatgttatgtcatgtcatgtcatgtcatatcatgtcatttcatgtcatgtcatgtcataacgtcggctcgcccacataacgccaaaatacgtcggctcgcccatatatcccgcgttcgggcatcccgcgtccgggaataacaccagctgaccaggtggcaatgcaacatatgtcccttcccctcccccatatatcccttcccccaccccatgtacatatacatatatcatat
Coding sequences:
- the LOC132627502 gene encoding MDIS1-interacting receptor like kinase 2-like is translated as MNEVRALTGIKHRNIVTLYGFCSNAQHSFLVYEYVERGSLLSILSNEVESKKLDWLRRVNIIKGVAYALSYMHHDCSPPIVHRDISSSNVLLDSKFEARVSDFGIAKLLKPDSSNCTALAGTYGYVAPELAYTMKVTEMCDVYSFGVLALEVIKGKHLGEYLTLLANSSTRDVQLSDLLDERLPHPEDEVKELMVFIIKLASSCLLENPKSRPTMHFISHMLSMDPPVHQIP